A single window of Vigna unguiculata cultivar IT97K-499-35 chromosome 1, ASM411807v1, whole genome shotgun sequence DNA harbors:
- the LOC114183147 gene encoding TBCC domain-containing protein 1-like isoform X2, producing the protein MTEPTEPSTSSSLARDPGTVIHPRREPFEHGLLPIPRLIFSDPAQTLIPLKQKLLQLSSNQRVDSVAISDSLQISIEHARLVLDTLASILHSDSEPLTAAKFGEIDSVGVDVHDLVLFLYIQSYKRLLPRTHKDSAAIADVWPSTSAFDGYLSALSPLQLVRSNSRRFMPSQADEEAHQLSYLQKHLANIMSLLAEPVEGEGEESLVLTMDRFEHLGFLFQFGDKGLEGNSFSQCSPFFANSDPDMPAVPVPAAQVHDWLLQNIVATLEYISERTSSKENGPSSASDQDVAMTDASTVSVKVSTSNRGASFIEGISKSSYTKNASDIKGSSVKVLNCHESAIYILAPLRYATVYGCSDATIVLGAVGKAVRVEHCERVHVIVAAKRICIANCRECIFFLGVNQQPLMLGDNHKLQVAPYNTFYSQLEEHMNEVGIVPTVNRWDEPLALGMVDPHDSLSHPAGVSDVQAESATQVDPDQFTSFVIPSWLGGDSTGSAQGNPFTLPDAYKASQHKNHKNLGEIRQLIREASLEESRKRELSSALHVYFKDWLYASGNIRQLYCLQGD; encoded by the exons ATGACGGAACCAACGGAGCCATCCACCTCATCTTCATTGGCGAGGGACCCAGGCACCGTGATTCACCCAAGGCGCGAGCCCTTCGAACACGGTCTCTTGCCAATCCCACGACTCATCTTCTCCGACCCCGCGCAAACCCTAATTCCGTTGAAGCAGAAGCTTCTACAGTTATCCTCCAACCAGCGAGTCGACTCGGTGGCCATCTCCGACTCACTTCAGATCTCCATTGAGCACGCCAGGCTCGTCCTCGATACCCTCGCCTCGATTCTGCACTCCGATTCCGAACCTCTCACCGCCGCAAAGTTCGGCGAAATCGATTCCGTCGGCGTCGACGTGCATGATCTGGTATTGTTCCTCTACATTCAATCCTACAAGAGACTCCTCCCGCGGACGCACAAGGACTCCGCCGCCATCGCCGATGTCTGGCCTTCTACTTCCGCCTTCGATGGCTACTTATCCGCTCTCTCGCCGCTTCAG CTTGTACGCAGCAACAGTCGGCGGTTTATGCCTTCTCAGGCCGATGAAGAGGCACATCAGTTGTCGTATCTCCAGAAACACTTGGCTAACATAATGTCTCTTTTAGCAGAGCCTGTAGAGGGAGAAGGCGAAGAGTCTCTG GTTTTAACAATGGATAGATTCGAGCATCTTGGGTTTCTATTTCAGTTTGGTGATAAGGGATTGGAAGGAAATTCTTTTAGTCAATGTTCTCCTTTTTTTGCAAACTCAGACCCTGACATGCCTGCTGTTCCTGTTCCTGCTGCACAAGTTCATGATTGGCTTCTGCAAAACATAGTGGCTACTTTGGAATATATTTCTGAACGAACTTCTTCTAAGGAAAATGGCCCATCTAGTGCCTCTGATCAGGATGTTGCCATGACTGATGCAAGTACTGTGTCAGTTAAGGTCTCAACAAGTAATAGAGGTGCTAGTTTCATTGAAGGGATATCTAAGTCATCATATACGAAGAATGCATCTGACATTAAAGGTTCTTCTGTGAAG GTTCTTAATTGCCACGAGTCTGCCATCTACATCCTAGCACCATTGAGATACGCCACTGTCTATGGATGTTCGGATGCAACAATAGTTCTTGGAGCAGTTGGCAAG GCTGTGAGAGTAGAACACTGTGAACGTGTTCATGTAATTGTAGCAGCAAAACGTATTTGTATTGCTAATTGCCGtgaatgtattttctttttgggAGTGAATCAGCAACCACTTATGCTTGGTGATAACCATAAGCTGCAG GTGGCTCCCTATAATACATTTTACTCCCAATTGGAGGAGCATATGAATGAAGTTGGAATTGTTCCTACAGTGAACCGGTGGGATGAACCTCTTGCATTGGGCATGGTTGATCCTCATGATTCATTATCTCATCCAGCAGGTGTTTCTGATGTTCAAGCCGAGTCTGCTACCCAGGTGGACCCTGATCAGTTCACTAGTTTTGTG ATTCCGAGCTGGCTTGGAGGAGACTCCACTGGTTCTGCACAAGGCAATCCATTCACTCTACCAGATGCTTACAAGGCATCTCAGCATAAAAAT CACAAAAATTTAGGGGAGATAAGGCAACTCATAAGGGAAGCATCTTTAGAAGAAAGTCGCAAACGAGAGTTGTCATCTGCACTCCATGTGTACTTCAAGGACTGGTTATATG CTTCTGGAAACATTCGTCAGCTTTATTGTCTACAAGGCGATTGA
- the LOC114183147 gene encoding TBCC domain-containing protein 1-like isoform X1 yields the protein MTEPTEPSTSSSLARDPGTVIHPRREPFEHGLLPIPRLIFSDPAQTLIPLKQKLLQLSSNQRVDSVAISDSLQISIEHARLVLDTLASILHSDSEPLTAAKFGEIDSVGVDVHDLVLFLYIQSYKRLLPRTHKDSAAIADVWPSTSAFDGYLSALSPLQLVRSNSRRFMPSQADEEAHQLSYLQKHLANIMSLLAEPVEGEGEESLVLTMDRFEHLGFLFQFGDKGLEGNSFSQCSPFFANSDPDMPAVPVPAAQVHDWLLQNIVATLEYISERTSSKENGPSSASDQDVAMTDASTVSVKVSTSNRGASFIEGISKSSYTKNASDIKGSSVKVLNCHESAIYILAPLRYATVYGCSDATIVLGAVGKAVRVEHCERVHVIVAAKRICIANCRECIFFLGVNQQPLMLGDNHKLQVAPYNTFYSQLEEHMNEVGIVPTVNRWDEPLALGMVDPHDSLSHPAGVSDVQAESATQVDPDQFTSFVIPSWLGGDSTGSAQGNPFTLPDAYKASQHKNHKNLGEIRQLIREASLEESRKRELSSALHVYFKDWLYGNRLSFIVVFYSDTCDFYL from the exons ATGACGGAACCAACGGAGCCATCCACCTCATCTTCATTGGCGAGGGACCCAGGCACCGTGATTCACCCAAGGCGCGAGCCCTTCGAACACGGTCTCTTGCCAATCCCACGACTCATCTTCTCCGACCCCGCGCAAACCCTAATTCCGTTGAAGCAGAAGCTTCTACAGTTATCCTCCAACCAGCGAGTCGACTCGGTGGCCATCTCCGACTCACTTCAGATCTCCATTGAGCACGCCAGGCTCGTCCTCGATACCCTCGCCTCGATTCTGCACTCCGATTCCGAACCTCTCACCGCCGCAAAGTTCGGCGAAATCGATTCCGTCGGCGTCGACGTGCATGATCTGGTATTGTTCCTCTACATTCAATCCTACAAGAGACTCCTCCCGCGGACGCACAAGGACTCCGCCGCCATCGCCGATGTCTGGCCTTCTACTTCCGCCTTCGATGGCTACTTATCCGCTCTCTCGCCGCTTCAG CTTGTACGCAGCAACAGTCGGCGGTTTATGCCTTCTCAGGCCGATGAAGAGGCACATCAGTTGTCGTATCTCCAGAAACACTTGGCTAACATAATGTCTCTTTTAGCAGAGCCTGTAGAGGGAGAAGGCGAAGAGTCTCTG GTTTTAACAATGGATAGATTCGAGCATCTTGGGTTTCTATTTCAGTTTGGTGATAAGGGATTGGAAGGAAATTCTTTTAGTCAATGTTCTCCTTTTTTTGCAAACTCAGACCCTGACATGCCTGCTGTTCCTGTTCCTGCTGCACAAGTTCATGATTGGCTTCTGCAAAACATAGTGGCTACTTTGGAATATATTTCTGAACGAACTTCTTCTAAGGAAAATGGCCCATCTAGTGCCTCTGATCAGGATGTTGCCATGACTGATGCAAGTACTGTGTCAGTTAAGGTCTCAACAAGTAATAGAGGTGCTAGTTTCATTGAAGGGATATCTAAGTCATCATATACGAAGAATGCATCTGACATTAAAGGTTCTTCTGTGAAG GTTCTTAATTGCCACGAGTCTGCCATCTACATCCTAGCACCATTGAGATACGCCACTGTCTATGGATGTTCGGATGCAACAATAGTTCTTGGAGCAGTTGGCAAG GCTGTGAGAGTAGAACACTGTGAACGTGTTCATGTAATTGTAGCAGCAAAACGTATTTGTATTGCTAATTGCCGtgaatgtattttctttttgggAGTGAATCAGCAACCACTTATGCTTGGTGATAACCATAAGCTGCAG GTGGCTCCCTATAATACATTTTACTCCCAATTGGAGGAGCATATGAATGAAGTTGGAATTGTTCCTACAGTGAACCGGTGGGATGAACCTCTTGCATTGGGCATGGTTGATCCTCATGATTCATTATCTCATCCAGCAGGTGTTTCTGATGTTCAAGCCGAGTCTGCTACCCAGGTGGACCCTGATCAGTTCACTAGTTTTGTG ATTCCGAGCTGGCTTGGAGGAGACTCCACTGGTTCTGCACAAGGCAATCCATTCACTCTACCAGATGCTTACAAGGCATCTCAGCATAAAAAT CACAAAAATTTAGGGGAGATAAGGCAACTCATAAGGGAAGCATCTTTAGAAGAAAGTCGCAAACGAGAGTTGTCATCTGCACTCCATGTGTACTTCAAGGACTGGTTATATGGTAATCGTCTgtcttttattgttgtgttttatTCCGACACATGTGACTTTTACCTTTAG
- the LOC114162808 gene encoding probable pectinesterase 8, producing the protein MGPQSNLLSLLVALAALFSSLYLINPIPKFFINPIPQYLINVLSPSSAYFAKPLTGNFQRHHKKHPDSGNTESICDDFPPGIPPPNTNTTSYLCVDRKGCCNFTTVQAAVNAVPDFSVKRTILWINSGMYYEKVMVPKTKPNITFQGQGYTSTAIAWNDTALSANGTFYSGSVQVFASNFIAKNISFMNLAPMPSPGAVGAQAVAIRVSGDQSEFRGCGFFGAQDTLHDDKGRHYFKDCYIQGSIDFIFGNARSLYENCEIVSIANPVPVGQRSINGAVTAHGRVSGDENTGFAFVNSTVGGNGRIWLGRAWRPYSRVVFAFTSMSDIIAPEGWNDFNDPSRDQTIFYGEYNCSGSGANTNLRAAYVQKLNETQASAFLNISFIDGEQWLETSK; encoded by the exons ATGGGTCCCCAAAGCAACCTTCTATCTCTTTTGGTTGCTCTGGCCGCACTTTTTTCATCTTTGTATCTCATAAATCCAATTCCAAAGTTTTTCATAAATCCAATTCCACAGTACCTCATAAATGTCTTGTCACCTTCATCTGCATACTTTGCAAAACCTTTAACAGGGAACTTCCAAAGACATCACAAGAAACACCCTGATAGTGGGAACACAGAATCCATTTGTGATGATTTCCCACCAGGAATTCCACCTCCAAATACCAACACCACTTCGTATCTCTGTGTTGATCGAAAAGGGTGCTGTAATTTCACAACAGTACAAGCAGCCGTGAATGCAGTTCCAGATTTTAGTGTCAAAAGAACCATTCTATGGATAAACAGTGGCATGTACTA TGAGAAGGTTATGGTGCCTAAAACAAAACCCAACATTACATTTCAAGGACAAGGCTATACTTCAACCGCAATTGCATGGAACGACACCGCATTATCCGCGAATGGAACATTTTACAGTGGCTCCGTACAAGTTTTCGCCTCCAATTTCATTGCTAAGAACATAAGCTTCATG AATTTAGCACCAATGCCAAGTCCTGGAGCCGTAGGGGCACAAGCAGTAGCTATTAGGGTATCCGGAGATCAATCTGAATTTAGGGGCTGTGGATTCTTCGGAGCACAAGACACCCTTCACGATGATAAGGGTCGCCATTACTTCAAAGATTGCTATATTCAAGGCTCCATTGACTTCATATTCGGCAATGCAAGGTCCCTCTACGAG AACTGCGAAATAGTTTCTATAGCGAACCCTGTACCAGTGGGACAAAGGAGCATAAATGGTGCTGTTACAGCTCATGGTAGAGTTTCAGGTGATGAAAACACAGGGTTTGCATTTGTGAACAGTACAGTTGGAGGAAACGGTAGAATATGGTTGGGTCGAGCATGGAGACCTTATTCTCGTGTTGTCTTTGCCTTCACATCAATGTCTGATATCATTGCTCCTGAAGGTTGGAATGATTTCAACGACCCTTCCAGAGACCA GACTATCTTCTATGGAGAATATAACTGCTCAGGGTCTGGGGCTAACACGAACTTGAGGGCAGCTTATGTGCAGAAATTAAATGAAACACAAGCTTCTGCTTTCCTCAACATTTCTTTTATAGATGGCGAGCAATGGTTGGAGACTTCTAAATAA
- the LOC114176774 gene encoding rhodanese-like domain-containing protein 9, chloroplastic, whose translation MAGTGFYTSCLSSTSNLGTCWLVLKTHNARALPGKLPGTGMRRLAIRAEVEFVTADKARELVEVNGYSVLDVRDKNQFERAHIKSCSHVPLFIENKDNDPGTIIKRQLHNNFSGLFYGLPFTKPNPDFVQSVKTQFPPESKLLVVCQEGLRSTAAAEKLEKAGYENIACIISGLQTVKPGTFESVGSTELENAGKAGLVTIQGKISTVLGTILVCAYLFVTFFPDQAEKLFQLAPTG comes from the exons aTGGCAGGAACTGGTTTCTACACCTCCTGTCTTTCCTCTACCAG CAACTTGGGGACATGTTGGTTGGTATTAAAAACTCACAATGCAAGGGCACTGCCAGGGAAACTACCTGGAACTGGTATGAGAAGATTGGCGATAAGAGCAGAAGTGGAGTTTGTGACCGCTGACAAGGCGAGGGAACTTGTAGAAGTGAATGGGTATTCTGTTCTTGATGTGAGGGACAAGAATCAATTTGAACGAGCTCACATAAAATCTTGTAGTCATGTGCCtctttttattgaaaacaaagaCAATGATCCTG GTACTATTATCAAAAGACAACTGCACAATAATTTTTCTGGGTTGTTCTATGGGTTGCCATTCACTAAGCCAAATCCTGATTTTGTACAATCTGTTAAGACCCAGTTTCCACCTGAAAGTAAACTCTTGGTTGTGTGCCAGGAAGGACTGAG GTCTACTGCAGCAGCAGAAAAGTTAGAGAAAGCTGGTTATGAAAATATAGCATGCATAATATCTGGCCTTCAAACCGTAAAACCAG GGACATTTGAGTCTGTCGGGTCCACAGAGTTGGAGAATGCAGGCAAAGCTGGTTTGGTGACAATCCAAGGAAAAATCTCAACTGTGTTGGGAACTATTCTTGTTT GTGCATATTTATTCGTTACATTCTTCCCTGATCAAGCAGAGAAGCTATTCCAATTGGCCCCTACAGGATAA
- the LOC114182060 gene encoding protein STRUBBELIG-RECEPTOR FAMILY 2-like, with amino-acid sequence MISHFLYVHFNLFVFSILISQSLAFTHPCEVSALQDLYRTFNYPPVLKGWNGSDPCGESWTGVACSGPSVIQLKLQGLNLTGYIGSLLHNLPNLNQFDVSSNNIEGEIPFGLPPNMTYMNLSHNLLHGPIGDVFSALNNLKEMDLSYNNFSGDLPYSFGSLRNLARLFLQNNRFTGSVTYLAELPLTDLNIQDNLFSGILPQHFQSILNLWIGDNKFHVADNSPPWTFPPDTVSIEQNTSSPPTTQANAIQNCSPSSEAPPRVNETHPRKNHVGPGEIAFMIGGGTLMATGVALFVAILLNKFRLESPNLKSSESSHGSFPSHPTSATIGVSSTALEESPSIPPLFNSASFLGPVRLLSMNHNNTEEPFRKGFSKSDRYTGRTKIYTVAELELATNCFSEANILGEGSLGPVYRAKFPDDKILAVKKINVAQMSFKDEEKLLDVICTVSRLKHPNIVALNGYCLDKGKGLLVYDYVGNITLNDALHSKACEPLPWVHRLRIALGVAQALDYLHSAFCRPVAHGNLKSSNVLLDENLMPRVCDCSLVILRTLISQVEIPANEIDIEEMGYYAPDHGQPGTSSRKKDVFAFGVLLLELLTGEKPFDRTRSVEEQYLVKWAPPMLPYRASLEQLVDPRMKRTFSSRALSRYADIISLCIQPGRQLRPAMAEIMKSLESLYQMFDIEKNDVADGTELDPF; translated from the exons ATGATTAGCCACTTTCTCTATGTGCACTTTAATCTCTTTGTATTCTCAATTTTGATTTCTCAGAGCTTGGCGTTCACGCATCCATGTGAAG TGTCAGCTCTGCAGGATCTATACAGGACCTTTAACTACCCACCTGTGCTCAAGGGATGGAATGGTAGCGATCCTTGTGGAGAGTCTTGGACAGGAGTTGCTTGTTCTGGACCATCAGTTATACAGCT AAAACTTCAAGGATTAAACCTCACTGGGTATATTGGAAGCCTGTTACATAATCTACCTAACTTGAATCAATT TGATGTCAGTTCAAATAACATAGAGGGCGAAATTCCATTCGGTTTACCCCCCAATATGACATATAT GAATTTAAGCCACAATTTACTACATGGACCAATCGGTGATGTATTTAGTGCTTTAAATAATCTCAAAGAAAT gGACCTTTCATACAATAATTTCTCAGGAGATCTACCATATTCATTTGGTTCCTTAAGAAACCTTGCCAGATT GTTCCTGCAGAATAACAGATTCACTGGATCAGTCACCTACTTGGCTGAACTTCCGCTAACAGATTT GAACATTCAAGATAATCTGTTTAGTGGCATTCTTCCGCAGCATTTTCAATCCATACTGAATTTATG GATTGGAGACAATAAATTCCATGTGGCCGACAACTCTCCTCCCTGGACTTTTCCGCCTGATACCGTGTCAATTGAGCAGAACACTAGTAGCCCACCCACGACTCAGGCAAATGCCATCCAGAATTGTTCTCCTTCCAGTGAGGCTCCTCCTCGAGTAAATGAGACTCATCCCAGG AAAAATCATGTAGGTCCAGGAGAAATAGCATTTATGATTGGTGGAGGAACACTAATGGCCACAGGGGTGGCTCTCTTTGTTGCAATCCTTTTGAATAAATTTCGTCTAGAGAGCCCGAACTTGAAGAGCTCAGAAAGCAGCCATGGCTCATTTCCTTCTCATCCGACCAGTGCAACCATAG GGGTATCTTCTACCGCACTCGAGGAGAGCCCAAGCATTCCTCCCCTCTTTAATTCTGCATCCTTTTTGGGTCCTGTGAGATTACTTTCCATGAACCATAACAATACCGAGGAACCATTCAGAAAAGGTTTTTCTAAAAGTGACAGATACACCGGAAGAACGAAAATTTACACAGTAGCAGAGCTTGAGTTAGCTACTAATTGCTTCAGTGAAGCCAACATTCTAGGAGAGGGATCTCTTGGCCCTGTTTATAGAGCTAAATTTCCGGATGACAAA ATTTTGGCCGTGAAGAAGATAAACGTGGCGCAAATGTCTTTCAAAGATGAGGAAAAGCTCTTGGACGTCATTTGCACGGTTTCCCGACTGAAGCACCCCAACATCGTAGCACTCAATGGTTACTGCTTGGATAAAGGAAAGGGTCTACTTGTTTACGATTATGTTGGAAATATCACTCTAAACGACGCCCTTCACAGCAAGGCATGCGAACCTCTACCATGGGTTCACCGTCTCCGGATTGCTCTAGGTGTTGCTCAGGCTCTAGA CTATTTGCACTCAGCGTTCTGCCGTCCCGTGGCCCACGGCAATTTGAAGTCTTCCAATGTTCTACTGGATGAAAATTTGATGCCTCGAGTTTGTGACTGTAGCTTGGTTATTTTGCGAACACTTATCAGTCAAGTTGAAATTCCG GCTAATGAGATTGATATTGAAGAGATGGGCTACTATGCGCCTGATCATGGCCAACCAGGAACCAGCAGCAGAAAGAAAGACGTTTTTGCCTTCGGGGTGTTGCTGCTGGAACTGTTAACAGGAGAGAAACCTTTTGATAG AACCAGGTCAGTGGAGGAGCAGTATCTGGTGAAATGGGCTCCGCCGATGCTTCCTTATAGAGCAAGTTTGGAACAGTTGGTGGATCCCCGCATGAAAAGAACATTTTCGTCCAGGGCTCTTTCTCGTTATGCTGATATCATCTCCCTCTGTATACAG CCTGGAAGGCAACTCCGTCCTGCAATGGCCGAAATTATGAAGTCTCTTGAATCTTTATACCAGATGTTCGACATTGAAAAGAACGATGTAGCAGATGGTACTGAACTTGATCCATTTTAG
- the LOC114164726 gene encoding outer envelope pore protein 16-3, chloroplastic/mitochondrial: MVDAAERRYLEDEDTPLMKTIKGATTGLVAGTIWGTVVATWYDVPRVERNVALPGLIRTFKMMGNYGLTFAAIGGVYIGVEQLVQHYRMKRDLVNGAVGGFVAGATILGYKGRSIKTALSAGSALAFTSAYIDLGGQTLKHDEGKEYAAYTTKKRTSGDE, from the exons ATGGTGGACGCAGCAGAACGTAGGTACTTGGAGGATGAGGATACCCCACTCATGAAAACTATCAAGGGTGCAACAACTGGTTTGGTTGCTGGCACTATCTGGGGTACTGTGGTTGCCACCTGGTATGATGTCCCTCGTGTTGAGAGAAATGTTGCCCTTCCAGGGCTGATTAGGACTTTCAAGATGATGGGCAACTATGGTTTGACCTTTGCTGCCATAGGAGGAGTCTACATAGGTGTGGAGCAGTTGGTGCAGCATTATAGGATGAAGAGGGATCTAGTCAATGGAGCTGTTGGCGGATTTGTTGCTGGTGCAACTATTCTGGGTTACAAAG GAAGGAGCATCAAAACTGCACTCTCTGCCGGATCGGCATTGGCATTCACATCTGCATATATTGATTTGGGTGGTCAAACATTAAAACATGACGAGGGGAAGGAGTATGCCGCTTacacaacaaagaaaagaaCCAGCGGTGAtgagtaa